The nucleotide window CGACGATCCGGCACAGGTGCCCACCGACGCCGGTTTCTTCCTCGCCCTGGAGGGCGGCGACGGGGCCGGGAAGTCCACCCAGGCCGAGGCGCTCGCGGAATGGATCCGCGCCAAGGGCCACGAGGTCGTGCTGACCCGCGAGCCCGGCGCCACCCCCGTGGGCAAGCGGCTGCGCTCGATCCTGCTCGACGTGTCGTCCGCCGGACTGTCGCACCGCGCGGAGGCGCTGCTGTACGCCGCCGACCGCGCGGAGCACGTGGACACCGTGGTGCGGCCCGCGCTGGAGCGGGGCGCCGTCGTGATCTCCGACCGCTACATCGACTCCTCGGTGGCCTACCAGGGGGCCGGCCGCGACCTGTCCCCGACCGAGGTCTCCCGTATCAACCGCTGGGCGACGGGCGGGCTCGTACCGCATCTGACGGTCCTGCTGGACGTGGCGCCGGAGACCGCGCGCGAGCGGTTCACGGAGGCGCCGGACCGGCTGGAGTCGGAGCCCGCCGAGTTCCACGCGCGCGTGCGGTCCGGTTTCCTGACGCTGGCCGCCGCCGATCCCGGCCGGTACCTGGTCGTGGACGCCGGGCAGGAGCCCGAGGCCGTCACGACCGTGATCCGCCACCGGCTCGACGTGGTGCTGCCGCTCTCCGAGGCCGAGATCAAGGCCAAGGAGGAAGCCCGCAGGGCCGCCGAGGAGGAGGCCCGCCGCAAGGCCGAGGAGGAGGCCGCCCGCAAGGCCGAGGAGGAGCGGCTGGAGCGCGAGCGCCAGGAGCAGCTCGCCCGGCTGCGCGCGGAGGAGGAAGAGCGCAAGCGGCTCGAACTGGAGGAGGCGCAGCGGCGCGAGGCCGAGCGGCAGGCCGAGGAGGCCCGGCAGCGCGCCGAGGCCGCACGCGTGCGTGCCGAGCAGGAACGGGCGCGGCAGCTCGCGGAGGAGAAGGCCCGCGCGGCCGAGGAGGAGCGCCGGCGCAAGCAGGCCGAGGAGGAGGCGCGGCTGCGGGCCGAGGCCGAGGAACGGCGCCTGGAGAAGCAGCGCAAGGCCGAGGAGGCGCTGGTCCGGGCGGAGGAGGCGCGCAGGGCCGCCGAGGCGGCGGCCGCCGCCGCGGCCACCGCCGCGTCGGCGGCCGCGACGGCTGCGACGTCGGGGCCGGCGAGGTCGGGGCCGGCGGCGCCGGCGGCATCCGGCACAGGCGCGGGCGCAGGTACAGGCGCAGGTACAGGCGCGGGCGCAGGTGCGGGCGCGGAGGCCGGCCGTGGGGCTGCCGGTCCCGCGGACGGGCCCGACAACGAGCGCACGGTGCAGACGCCCGTGGTCGTGCCCACGAACGCGTCCGGCGGTCCGGCCGACGAGACGGCCGTGCTGCCGCAGGTTCCGCAGGCCGCGCAGGCGCCGCAGCCCCCGCGGGGTGCCGTCGACGAGACCGCGGTGCTGCCTCCGGTCCGGCCGGAGCCCGCCGCGGACGAGACGGCGGTCCTGCCTCCGGTACGGGACGACCGTGGCGGCCGGCGGGGGAGCGGGCCCGGGGACCGGACGGGGGAGCGCCCGCGGACCGGGGCCTCCGACGGCGGCACCCGTGAGCTGCCCCAGGTCGACGCGGAGGGCAGGCCCCGGCGGCGCCCCCGTTCGGACTGGGCGGAGGAGACCCCGCTGGACGATCTGCCGACGCTGGCCGACGAGTTGCTGGGCCCGCCCGAGGACGACGAGCGGGACGAGGGACGCGGGCGCCGGCGCCGCTGACGGCGGGGCGCTCACGTACCGGGGCGCCGGGGACCACGTACCGGAGCGCCGGGACAGTGCGCCGTGCGCCGTGCACCGCGGACCTCGGCGCACCTCGCCGGACCTCGTTGTCGGTGCCCTCCCGCACAATGGGGGGCGGCAGGCAGAGCCGGCAGGGCACAGGCGCGACGGAAGGGCGGCACCCCATGACCGTATGGGACGACCTGGTGGGCCAGGAGAAGGTGAGCGAACAGCTCGCGGCCGCCGCGCGGGACGCCGACACCCTGGTCACCGCCGTCGCGGCCGGGACGCCGTCGCCCGAGGCGTCGAAGATGACGCACGCCTGGCTCTTCACCGGGCCGCCGGGTTCGGGCCGTTCCACCACGGCCCGTGCCTTCGCGGCGGCTCTCCAGTGCATCAGCCCCGACCGCGCCCTCGGCGGGGTCCCCGGCTGCGGGTTCTGCGACGGCTGCCACACGAGCCTGATCGGTACGCACGCGGACGTGCAGATCATCCGCACCGACCTGCTCTCCATCGGTGTGAAGGAGACCCGCGACCTGGTCCGCCGCGCCCAGCTGTCCCCGGCGGTCGGCCGCTGGCAGGTCATCGTCCTGGAGGACGCCGACCGCCTCACCGAGGGCGCGGGCAACGTACTGCTGAAGGCCGTCGAGGAACCGGCCCCCCGTACGGTCTGGCTCCTGTGCGCGCCCTCCCTGGAGGACGTGCTGCCGACGATCCGCTCCCGGTGCCGCCACCTCACGCTCCGGACGCCCCCGGTGGCCGCGGTCGCCGACGTCCTCGTACGCCGCGATGGCATCGAACCGGACGTCGCGGCCGCCGTGGCCCGTGCCACACAGGGGCACATCGGGCGGGCCCGCCGCCTCGCCACGGACGAGCGGGCCCGCGCGCGCCGCGCCGCCGTCCTCAAGCTGCCGCTGCGGGTCGAGGACGTGGGCGGCTGCCTCAGGGCGGCGCAGGAGCTGATCGACGCGGCTTCCGAGGACGCCAAGCAGGTCGCCGAGGAGACCGACGCCAAGGAGACCGAGGACATGAAGACGGCCCTCGGTGCCGGGCAGGGCGGCCGGATGCCGCGCGGCACCGCGGGGGTGATGAAGGAGCTGGAGGACAAGCAGAAGCGCCGCAAGACGCGAACGCAGCGCGACAGCCTGGACCTGGCCCTGACCGACCTCACGGCCTTCTACCGGGACGTGCTCGCGCTGCAGTTCGGCACGGCGCTGGCCCTTTCCAACACGGAGATGCAGGACACCCTGGACCGGCTGGCGCGCGCCTCGTCGCCCGAGACCACCCTGCGCCGGATCGAGGCGATCGCCGCCTGCCGCGTGGCCCTGGACCGGAACGTGGCGCCGCTGCTGGCGGTGGAGGCGATGACGATGGCGTTGCGGGCGGGGTGACGTCGGCGGGACCGGTATTGACGGTGTCACTCGTACGAAGTGTGATCGCGACTCTCCGCGATCATCTCATCGCTTAGCGTTACGCTCGTTCGATGGACACCAGGCGCCGGCCCAGGTCATTGCGGGCCCACCGATCCCTCCGCGCGTACGGCACCCTGATCGCCGCCGCCGGACTCCTCGTCTCCGCCTGCTCCACGGGGCACTCGACGAGCACCACGAGCCCCGCCGGGTCGGTGGCGCTGCGCGCGCTGCCCGAGACCACCCCGGCCGCGCTGACCCCGTACTACGGGCAGCGGCCGGACTGGCGGGACTGCGGTGTCGCCGGCTTCCAGTGCGCCACGCTGAAGGCTCCGCTCGACTACGCCGAGCCGGCCGCGGGCGACATCCGGCTGGCCGTCGCCCGCAAGAAGGCCACGGGACCGGGTAAGCGGCTCGGTTCGCTGCTGGTCAACCCGGGCGGGCCGGGCGGCTCGGCGGTCGACTACCTCCAGTCGTACGCCGGGATCGGCTACCCGGCGAAGGTGCGGGCCCGGTACGACATGGTCGCGGTGGACCCGCGGGGCGTCGCCCGCAGCGAGCCGGTCGAATGCCTCACCGGGCGGCGGATGGACGCGTACACGCAGACGGACACGACCCCGGACGACGCGCGGGAGAAGGCCGGGCTGGTCGACGCCTACAAGAAGTTCGCGGAAGCCTGCGGGCGGCACTCGGCGAAGCTGCTGCGCCACGTGTCCACGGTCGAGGCGGCCCGTGACATGGACCTCGTACGGGCCGCGCTGGACGACGAGAAGCTGACGTACGTGGGGGCGTCCTACGGCACGTTCCTCGGGGCGACCTACGCGGGCCTGTTCCCGGAGCGCGTCGGACGGCTGGTCCTCGACGGGGCGATGGACCCGTCCCTGCCCGCGCGGAAGATGAACCAGGACCAGACGGCCGGCTTCGAGACGGCCTTCCGGTCGTTCGCGAAGGACTGCGTGCGGGAGTCCGACTGCCCGCTGGGCGGGGCGGGCACGTCGCCCGAGCAGGCCGGCAGGAACCTCAAGGCGTTCTTCCGGCAGCTGGACTCCGCCCCCGTCGGCACGGGTGACGCGGACGGCCGCAAGCTGGGCGAGGCACTGGCCACGACGGGCGTCATCGCCGCGATGTACGACGAGGGGGCCTGGCCGACCCTGCGCGAGGCGCTCACCACGGCCATGAGGGAGAAGGACGGCGCGGGCCTGCTCGCCCTGTCCGACAGCTACTACGAGCGGGCCGCGGACGGCCGGTACGCGAACCTGATGTCCGCCAACGCGGCGGTCAACTGCCTGGACCTGCCCGCCGCCTTCGCCTCCCCGGAGGAGGTCGAGAAGGGCGTCCCCGACTTCGAGAAGGCCTCCCCGGTCTTCGGCGAGGGCCTCGCCTGGGCCTCCCTGAGCTGTGCCTACTGGCCGGTGGGGCCGACCGGTGAGCCGCGCAGCATCGCGGCGAGGGGGTCGGCGCCGATCGTCGTGGTCGGCACGACCCGGGACCCGGCGACGCCCTACGCCTGGGCGCGGGCGCTCGCGTCCCAGCTCTCCGCCGGAACGCTCCTCACCTACGACGGCGACGGCCACACGGCGTACGGGCGCGGCAGCGCGTGCATCGACTCGGCGATCAACCGCTACCTGCTCGAAGGCACCCCGCCGAAGAACGGAAAGCGCTGCTCGGCGACGTGATCGCCGGCCTGCGGCCGGGTCTTCGGCGGCTCCCGGTGAACTCCGGGAGCCCGCCGAAACCCCTGCCGGGGGTGCGTCCGGCACCGGCACAGGGCCGGTACGGAGCACCCCCGGAAACTGTGTACACTTGCTGACGTTGCCGATCGCACCATGGTTCCGGCAGCGCGCCGCCTTAGCTCAGATGGCCAGAGCAACGCACTCGTAATGCGTAGGTCTCGGGTTCGAATCCCGAAGGCGGCTCTGTGGAAGCCCCAGGATTCTCACTCGCCGTGACCTGGGGCTTTTGCTTTTTCTGAATGCCGCCGCCGAGCCGTCTCCTAGGAACCCAGTGTCGTCAGCGCCGGGGCGAAGGCGATCAGGAGGGGGAGCAGGGGGGCCAGGGCCGCTGCCGTCGTGGTGCTCCTGCGGTGGGTTCTGGGGAGGCGGGGCGGGGGGTCCAGGAGGCGCTCCACTCGTTGGTGGAGCAGGGGGCGGGGGGTCGCGCAGGACAGGACGCCGCGGTGCTGGTTCAGTTCGATCAGGGCCAGGGCCGTCGTGAGGTGGCCGCAGCGCCGGGATGCCGTGTCGTCGGCGGAGAGTTCGACCAGGCGGTGCGTCTGGTCGCGGAAGTGGCTGAACACCGGGATGCCCGGGAAACCGCCGGCCAGGGCCTGGGAGAGGTGCAGCAGCCAGTCGTGATGGGCGCGGGCGTGGCCGAGTTCGTGGGCCCGGACGGCGTCCAGCTGCTGGGTGGTGAGACGCTGCAGGGCGCCCGTCGTGACGACGAGTTGGGGGCGGCTGCCCGGCATCCACCACGCGTCCGGGTACTCGTCCTCCAGTACGAGAAGGGGGCCGCGGGCGGCGGGCAGACCCGCGGGCAGCTCGGGGGCGCGTTCGCGCAGGTGTGCCCGGCGCAGGTTGCCGCGCCTGCGGGCCTCCACCAGTTCGCGGGCCAGCATGGCCGTGGTCCAGGCGGCGCCCCCGGCCAGCAGCAGCGCCAGCGCGGTGGTCCAGGGCGGCGCGGCGGCCAGGTCGTACGCCTCGGTGACGGCGGCGGGCGCCGGTGCGAACACGTGGACGCGCACGGTGTGGAACACGGCCGAAGCGCTCAGCACGAGCGAGGTCAGACAGCAGAGCAGGACCGTGGCGACCAGGCACTGCCACACCCACAGCGCGAGCACCGGCTCCCGCTCGGGCCAGGAGGCGCGGGTCAGGACACGGGGACCCACGACCGCGGCGGTCAGGGCGACGGCCGCCATCAGGAGGAGGGAGATGGATACGGTCATGGTCCGGGGCCTCTCTGCTCTCGCTCCGCCAGGTTTCCTGCGCCGGGCTTCCCCGGCCGCCTCCGGTCGGGTCCGGTCCGCCCGGGTCGCCTCCGGTCGCGCTCGGCGCGTGACACGCTACCCGGCCCACCGCCCCCGGACGCAATGCGCGAAGCGGGTGTGCGACACCCTGAATGGGCCGTTTACTCGAAGAGTCCTTACCGTGAACGGCTAGCATCGCTCCCTCACAGTCCGGTGAGGTCGAGGTTGGGGTGGGCGTCGTGTCGGTGGGACCGCGGATCGCGGTGGCCGTGGTGACGATGGGGACGCGGCCCCAGGAGGTCGACGCGCTGCTCGCGTCGGTGGCCAAGCAGGACGTCGCACCCGAGCGGATCGTCGTCGTCGGCAACGGATGCCCGCTGCCGGAGTTCGCCGAGCGGCTGGGCCTGCCCGGCGAGGTCACCGCCGTCGAGGTCGACGAGAACCTCGGCTGCCCGGGCGGCCGTAACGTCGCACTGCGGCGCCTGCGGGAGTTCGGGGACGTGGACGTCGTCGTCGAGCTGGACGACGACGGGCTGCTCGTCGACCCCGACGTCCTGCGGACGGTACGGGACCTGTACGCCGTCGAGCCGCGGCTGGGCATCGTCGGCTTCCGCATCGCCGACGAGAACGGCGAGACCCAGCGCCGGCACGTGCCCAGGCTCGGGGCCAAGGACCCCATGCGGGGCGGTGAGGTGACCTGCTTCCTCGGCGGCGGTCACGCCCTCTCCATGAAGATGCTCGAGCAGACCGGGGACTGGCCCGCCGAGTTCTTCTTCGCGCACGAGGAGACCGACCTGGCGTGGCGGGCCGCCGACGCCGGCTGGACCATCCGGTACGAACCGCAGCTGCTGCTCCAGCATCCGAAGACGTCACCCGCCCGGCACGCCATCTACCACCGTGTCACCGCCCGCAACCGTGTCTGGCTGGTCAGGCGGCGGCTGCCGCTGCCGCTCGTCCCCGTCCACCTGGTGGTCTGGATCGCGCTGACCCTCGTACGGACGCGGTCCGCCGGTGGGCTGAAGGCGTGGTTCGGCGGCTTCGTGGAAGGGCTGCGGACACCGGCCGGGGAGCGCCGGCCGATGCGCTGGCGGACTGTGTGGCGGCTCACCCGGCTGGGACGGCCGCCCGTCATCTGACCGCGGTGCGGTGCACCGTGGCCAGTGGTCAGTGGCTAGTAGCCCGCGGCATCACGAACCGGTCGGATCGTGCGGAGCGCAACGGCTACTTCGCGTCCGCGTAGCACTTCACCACCGCCGTCGTGAACGGGAACCGGACCGGTGTCTCCCCGAACGTCAGCCGGCCTGCCTGTTCCGCCGACTCCCGGATCGCCGCGACCACCGCGTCGGTCTCCTCGGCCGGACAGTGCACCATCACCTCGTCGTGCTGGAAGAAGACCAGCTCGGCCGCCATGTCCCGGCAGGCGCGGCGCAGTCCGGCCAGCACGAGGAGGGTCCAGTCGGCCGCACTGCCCTGCACCACGAAGTTGCGGGCGAAGCGGCCCCGGGCGCGCGAGTCGGTGGACGCGTACCCCGGCGCCCACTCCCGGCCGTCCCCGGGGTCGGCCCCCGCACCCCGGCCGCCCCGGCCGTCCGGGCCACCCAGGCCGTCGGTCTGCTCGCTGTCCGGGATCCCGGCCTCCTCGTCCGAGGCGTCCGAGCCCGCCGCCGGTGGGCAGGTGCGGCCCAGCCAGGTCCGTACGAGGCGGCCCTCCTCGCCCGCCCGGGCCGCGTCGTCCACGTACGCCACCGCCCTGGGGAAGCGGCGGCGCAGCAGCGCGAGGTTCTTGAGGCCGTCGCCGGAGGTCTGGCCGTAGATCGCGCCGAGGACGGCGAGCTTCGCCTGCGCGCGGTCGCCGGAGAAGGCCCGGTCGGAGACGGACTGGTAGAGGTCGCTCCCGCGGCCGGCCACCTCCATCAGTCCGGGGTCGCGGGAGATCGCGGCCAGCACGCGCGGCTCCATCTGGTCGGCGTCCGCCACGACGAGTCGCCAGCCCGGGTCGGCGACCGCGGCCCGGCGGATCACCTTCGGGATCTGCAGCGCGCCGCCGCCGTTGGTCACCCAGCGGCCGGTGACGGTGCCGCCCGCCAGGTACTCCGGTCTGAACCGCCCGTCCCGCACCCAGTCCTGGAGCCACGACCAGCCGTGGGCGACCCAGATCCGGTACAGCTTCTTGTACTCGAGCAGCGGTTTCACGGCCGGGTGGTCGACGCTCGCCAGCTCCCAGCGGCGGGTGGACCGCACCTTGATCCCGGCCTGCGCGAAGGCCTTGACGACGTCCGCGGGCAGGTCGGGCCGGACCCGGCGGCCGAACGCGGCCGACACCTCCTCCGCCAGCTCGGCCAGCCTGCGCGGCTCGCCGCCGCCCGCGTACCGCTCGCCGAGCAGTTCGTGCAGCACCTCGCGGTGCACGTCCGCGCTCCACGGCAGCCCGGTCGCGTTCATCTCCGCGGCGACGAGCATGCCTGCCGACTCGGAGGCCGTGAGCAGCCGCATCCGCTCGGGGTGCGCGGTCGCGTCGTGTCTGCGCTGCTGGTGGCCGTACACCTCGACGAGCTGTGCCAGCGGTACGTGGACGGGGCGCGGCTCGAAGAGCGAGGACTGGGAGCCGGGCTGCGCGGAGCGCTGCGGGGGGTCGGGCGGTACCGGGCCGCCGTGCAGCCTCGCCAGGGCGGCGGCGGCCGAGCGCGGTTCGCCGAGCCGCCCCTCGTGGCCGAGCAGGAGGGACTCGGCCGCCTCCAGGTCGTAACATCGCTCCACGCGGACGCCCGCCGCGCGCAGGCGGGGATAGACCTCCGCCGTCGCCCGCCACACCCAGCGGGTGACGTCCGGCCGGGAGCGTACGGACCCGGCGAGGTCCGGCTCCCGCAGGACCGGTCCTGCGGGCAGCCCGTCGGGGCCGAGGGGGGCGAGCTCGGCGCCGCCGTCCTCGGCCGGCGCGAGGGCCCACCGGTCGGTCATGATCCGAGTCTCGCAGGAGGGTCTGACAATCCCCGGGACGGACTCCACGGAGCCCTCGCGGTCCCTGGAGGACCACGGTCCCTGGCCCCTCGGTCCCTCAGCCCCTGGGCCCTTGGCCCCCCAGCCCCTGGCCCCTCGGGTCCCGCGGTGGCTCACTCCGCGGGTGTGCCCGTCACCTTTTCCAGCGCCTTCGCGATGTTCGCCTCGGCGGTCGTCTTGTCGACGCCGAGTCCGCTCAGTACGCCCGTCCCGGCCTCGTGCTCCAGCAGGGCGAGCAGGATGTGCTCCGTACCGATGTAGTTGTGGCCCAGGCGCAGGGCCTCGCGGAAGGTGAGTTCGAGGACCTTCTTGGCGCCGCCGTCGAAGGGGACGAGCGCGGGCATGGTCTCCGCGCGCGCGGGCAGTGCGGCGCTCGCGGCCCCGCGCACGGCGTCCAGGGTGACGCCCTGCGCGGTGATCGCCTTCGCCCCCAGACCGTCCGGCTCGGCGATCAGGCCGAGGAGCAGGTGATCGGTGCGGATCTGGTCGTTGCCCGCGGTCCTGGCCTCTTCCTGGGAGGCCACCACCACGTTCCGGGCGCGTGGTGTGTAGCGGCTGAAGCCCTGGCTCGGGTCGAGGTCCGACTCCGCCTTCGGCACGAACCG belongs to Streptomyces sp. V3I8 and includes:
- a CDS encoding Clp protease N-terminal domain-containing protein; this encodes MTTNPRATTSVRLDDLIEAIKKVHEDALDQLQDAVIAADHLGDVADHLIGHFVDQARRSGASWTDIGRSMGVTRQAAQKRFVPKAESDLDPSQGFSRYTPRARNVVVASQEEARTAGNDQIRTDHLLLGLIAEPDGLGAKAITAQGVTLDAVRGAASAALPARAETMPALVPFDGGAKKVLELTFREALRLGHNYIGTEHILLALLEHEAGTGVLSGLGVDKTTAEANIAKALEKVTGTPAE
- a CDS encoding DNA polymerase III subunit delta' — its product is MTVWDDLVGQEKVSEQLAAAARDADTLVTAVAAGTPSPEASKMTHAWLFTGPPGSGRSTTARAFAAALQCISPDRALGGVPGCGFCDGCHTSLIGTHADVQIIRTDLLSIGVKETRDLVRRAQLSPAVGRWQVIVLEDADRLTEGAGNVLLKAVEEPAPRTVWLLCAPSLEDVLPTIRSRCRHLTLRTPPVAAVADVLVRRDGIEPDVAAAVARATQGHIGRARRLATDERARARRAAVLKLPLRVEDVGGCLRAAQELIDAASEDAKQVAEETDAKETEDMKTALGAGQGGRMPRGTAGVMKELEDKQKRRKTRTQRDSLDLALTDLTAFYRDVLALQFGTALALSNTEMQDTLDRLARASSPETTLRRIEAIAACRVALDRNVAPLLAVEAMTMALRAG
- a CDS encoding bifunctional 3'-5' exonuclease/DNA polymerase, giving the protein MTDRWALAPAEDGGAELAPLGPDGLPAGPVLREPDLAGSVRSRPDVTRWVWRATAEVYPRLRAAGVRVERCYDLEAAESLLLGHEGRLGEPRSAAAALARLHGGPVPPDPPQRSAQPGSQSSLFEPRPVHVPLAQLVEVYGHQQRRHDATAHPERMRLLTASESAGMLVAAEMNATGLPWSADVHREVLHELLGERYAGGGEPRRLAELAEEVSAAFGRRVRPDLPADVVKAFAQAGIKVRSTRRWELASVDHPAVKPLLEYKKLYRIWVAHGWSWLQDWVRDGRFRPEYLAGGTVTGRWVTNGGGALQIPKVIRRAAVADPGWRLVVADADQMEPRVLAAISRDPGLMEVAGRGSDLYQSVSDRAFSGDRAQAKLAVLGAIYGQTSGDGLKNLALLRRRFPRAVAYVDDAARAGEEGRLVRTWLGRTCPPAAGSDASDEEAGIPDSEQTDGLGGPDGRGGRGAGADPGDGREWAPGYASTDSRARGRFARNFVVQGSAADWTLLVLAGLRRACRDMAAELVFFQHDEVMVHCPAEETDAVVAAIRESAEQAGRLTFGETPVRFPFTTAVVKCYADAK
- a CDS encoding M56 family metallopeptidase; amino-acid sequence: MTVSISLLLMAAVALTAAVVGPRVLTRASWPEREPVLALWVWQCLVATVLLCCLTSLVLSASAVFHTVRVHVFAPAPAAVTEAYDLAAAPPWTTALALLLAGGAAWTTAMLARELVEARRRGNLRRAHLRERAPELPAGLPAARGPLLVLEDEYPDAWWMPGSRPQLVVTTGALQRLTTQQLDAVRAHELGHARAHHDWLLHLSQALAGGFPGIPVFSHFRDQTHRLVELSADDTASRRCGHLTTALALIELNQHRGVLSCATPRPLLHQRVERLLDPPPRLPRTHRRSTTTAAALAPLLPLLIAFAPALTTLGS
- a CDS encoding alpha/beta hydrolase produces the protein MDTRRRPRSLRAHRSLRAYGTLIAAAGLLVSACSTGHSTSTTSPAGSVALRALPETTPAALTPYYGQRPDWRDCGVAGFQCATLKAPLDYAEPAAGDIRLAVARKKATGPGKRLGSLLVNPGGPGGSAVDYLQSYAGIGYPAKVRARYDMVAVDPRGVARSEPVECLTGRRMDAYTQTDTTPDDAREKAGLVDAYKKFAEACGRHSAKLLRHVSTVEAARDMDLVRAALDDEKLTYVGASYGTFLGATYAGLFPERVGRLVLDGAMDPSLPARKMNQDQTAGFETAFRSFAKDCVRESDCPLGGAGTSPEQAGRNLKAFFRQLDSAPVGTGDADGRKLGEALATTGVIAAMYDEGAWPTLREALTTAMREKDGAGLLALSDSYYERAADGRYANLMSANAAVNCLDLPAAFASPEEVEKGVPDFEKASPVFGEGLAWASLSCAYWPVGPTGEPRSIAARGSAPIVVVGTTRDPATPYAWARALASQLSAGTLLTYDGDGHTAYGRGSACIDSAINRYLLEGTPPKNGKRCSAT
- a CDS encoding glycosyltransferase family 2 protein; the protein is MGPRIAVAVVTMGTRPQEVDALLASVAKQDVAPERIVVVGNGCPLPEFAERLGLPGEVTAVEVDENLGCPGGRNVALRRLREFGDVDVVVELDDDGLLVDPDVLRTVRDLYAVEPRLGIVGFRIADENGETQRRHVPRLGAKDPMRGGEVTCFLGGGHALSMKMLEQTGDWPAEFFFAHEETDLAWRAADAGWTIRYEPQLLLQHPKTSPARHAIYHRVTARNRVWLVRRRLPLPLVPVHLVVWIALTLVRTRSAGGLKAWFGGFVEGLRTPAGERRPMRWRTVWRLTRLGRPPVI